From a single Streptomyces liliifuscus genomic region:
- a CDS encoding efflux RND transporter permease subunit codes for MSWLSRFSLAQRALIGLMSIIALAFGAIAIPQLKQQLLPTIELPMVSVIAPYQGASPDVVEKQVVEPIEDNLEAVDGISGVTSTASEGNALIMASFDYGNDSARIVADVQQAVNRARVQLPDDVDPQVVAGSTDDIPTVVLAVTSDKDQQALSDQLDRTVVPALKDIDGVGQVTVDGVQDLQVSVTPDDAKLAKAGLTTAALGQALQAGGATLPAGSFDEDGSNRTVQVGGGFTSLKQIQDLMVTGEGGKKPVRLGAVATVEEEPARADSITRTDGKPSLAVSVTMDHDGSAVAVSDAVQDKLPGLRKDLGSGATLTVVSDQGPAVSKSIKGLTTEGALGLLFAVLVILVFLASIRSTLVTAVSIPLSVVLALIVLWTRSESLNILTLGALTIAIGRVVDDSIVVLENIKRHLGYGEERQEAILKAVREVAGAVTSSTLTTVAVFLPIGLTGGMVGELFGSFSLTVTAALLASLLVSLTVVPVLSYWFLRAPKDVRGIDPEEARRKAEEKEARSRLQRLYVPVLRFATRRRLTSVAIAVVVLVGTFGMTPLLKTNFFDQGEQEVITVKQELKPGTSLAATDAEAKKVEKMLDGVKGVEDYQVTVGSSGFMAAFGGGTDTNQASYTVKVADSASFDDVQDGIEEGLGKLSGIGTTTVAAGDGFGSQDLSVVVKSADAAVLREAAEEVRDAVAGLDDVTDVTSDLAQSVPRISVRANDKAAAAGFNDTTLGAAVAQAVRGTTSGKAILDDTERDVVIKSAKPAETLSELRSLSLGSVKLGDIATVKLVDGPVSMTRIDGQRAATISAKPTGDNTGAVSADLTAKLDKLKLPAGATAAIGGVSEDQDDAFASLGLAMLAAIAIVFMLLVATFRSLIQPLILLVSIPFAATGAIGLLVITGTPMGVPSMIGMLMLIGIVVTNAIVLIDLINQYRKQGYGVVEAVVEGGRHRLRPILMTALATIFALLPMALGITGEGGFIAQPLAVVVIGGLITSTLLTLLLVPTLYAMVELRKERRAKKKATKREAAAEREAVGV; via the coding sequence ATGTCCTGGCTGTCCCGCTTCAGCCTCGCCCAACGTGCCCTCATCGGGCTGATGTCGATCATCGCGCTCGCCTTCGGCGCGATAGCGATCCCTCAGCTCAAGCAACAGCTGCTGCCCACCATCGAACTGCCCATGGTGTCGGTGATCGCGCCGTACCAGGGCGCGTCCCCCGACGTGGTCGAGAAGCAGGTCGTCGAGCCCATCGAGGACAACCTCGAAGCGGTCGACGGGATCTCCGGCGTCACCTCCACGGCCAGCGAGGGCAACGCCCTGATCATGGCCTCCTTCGACTACGGCAACGACTCCGCCCGGATCGTCGCCGACGTCCAGCAGGCCGTGAACCGCGCCCGTGTGCAACTCCCGGACGACGTGGACCCGCAGGTCGTCGCCGGTTCCACGGACGACATCCCGACCGTGGTCCTCGCGGTCACCTCCGACAAGGACCAGCAGGCCCTCTCCGACCAGCTCGACCGCACGGTCGTCCCCGCGCTGAAGGACATCGACGGCGTCGGCCAGGTCACCGTCGACGGCGTACAGGACCTTCAGGTCTCGGTCACGCCCGACGACGCGAAGCTGGCGAAGGCCGGGCTGACCACGGCCGCGCTCGGCCAGGCCCTCCAGGCGGGCGGCGCGACCCTCCCGGCCGGTTCCTTCGACGAGGACGGCAGCAACCGCACGGTCCAGGTCGGCGGCGGCTTCACCTCGCTCAAGCAGATCCAGGACCTGATGGTCACCGGCGAGGGCGGCAAGAAGCCCGTACGCCTCGGTGCCGTCGCCACCGTCGAGGAGGAGCCCGCCAGGGCGGACTCCATCACCCGTACCGACGGCAAGCCCAGCCTCGCCGTCTCCGTCACCATGGACCACGACGGCAGCGCGGTCGCGGTCTCCGACGCCGTTCAGGACAAGCTGCCCGGCCTGCGCAAGGATCTCGGTTCCGGCGCCACGCTGACCGTCGTCAGCGACCAGGGCCCGGCCGTCTCCAAGTCCATCAAGGGCCTGACCACCGAGGGCGCCCTCGGTCTGCTCTTCGCGGTCCTGGTCATCCTGGTCTTCCTGGCGTCGATCCGCTCGACGCTGGTCACCGCGGTCTCCATCCCGCTGTCGGTCGTCCTCGCGCTGATCGTGCTGTGGACCCGCAGCGAGTCGCTCAACATCCTGACGCTGGGCGCCCTGACCATCGCCATCGGCCGGGTCGTCGACGACTCGATCGTGGTCCTGGAGAACATCAAGCGGCACCTCGGCTACGGCGAGGAGCGCCAGGAGGCGATCCTCAAGGCCGTACGCGAGGTCGCGGGCGCGGTCACCTCCTCGACGCTCACCACGGTCGCGGTGTTCCTGCCCATCGGTCTGACCGGCGGCATGGTCGGCGAGCTCTTCGGCTCGTTCTCCCTCACCGTCACGGCGGCCCTGCTGGCCTCGCTGCTCGTCTCGCTGACGGTCGTACCGGTGCTCTCGTACTGGTTCCTGCGCGCCCCCAAGGACGTGCGCGGCATCGACCCGGAGGAGGCGCGCCGCAAGGCCGAGGAGAAGGAGGCGCGCAGCCGCCTCCAGCGCCTCTACGTGCCCGTGCTGCGCTTCGCGACCCGCCGCCGCCTCACCAGCGTGGCGATCGCGGTGGTCGTCCTCGTCGGTACGTTCGGCATGACGCCCCTGCTGAAGACGAACTTCTTCGACCAGGGCGAGCAGGAAGTCATCACGGTCAAGCAGGAGTTGAAGCCCGGCACCAGCCTGGCGGCGACCGACGCAGAGGCCAAGAAGGTCGAGAAGATGCTCGACGGCGTCAAGGGCGTCGAGGACTACCAGGTCACGGTCGGCTCCTCCGGCTTCATGGCCGCGTTCGGCGGGGGCACGGACACCAACCAGGCCTCCTACACCGTCAAGGTCGCCGACTCGGCCTCCTTCGACGACGTCCAGGACGGTATCGAGGAGGGGCTCGGCAAGCTCTCCGGGATCGGTACGACGACGGTCGCGGCCGGTGACGGCTTCGGCAGCCAGGACCTGAGCGTCGTGGTGAAGTCGGCCGACGCCGCCGTACTGCGCGAGGCCGCCGAGGAGGTCCGCGACGCGGTCGCCGGGCTCGACGACGTCACCGACGTGACGAGCGACCTCGCCCAGTCCGTGCCGCGGATCTCGGTCAGGGCCAACGACAAGGCCGCCGCGGCCGGGTTCAACGACACGACCCTCGGTGCGGCCGTCGCCCAGGCGGTGCGCGGCACCACCAGCGGCAAGGCGATCCTGGACGACACCGAGCGCGACGTCGTCATCAAGTCGGCGAAGCCGGCCGAGACGCTGTCCGAGCTGAGGAGCCTCAGCCTCGGGTCCGTGAAGCTCGGTGACATCGCGACGGTGAAGCTGGTCGACGGGCCGGTCTCGATGACCCGTATCGACGGTCAGCGCGCCGCCACCATCTCGGCGAAGCCGACCGGTGACAACACGGGAGCGGTCAGCGCCGACCTCACGGCCAAGCTCGACAAGCTGAAGCTGCCGGCCGGTGCCACGGCCGCCATCGGCGGTGTGTCCGAGGACCAGGACGACGCGTTCGCGTCCCTCGGCCTCGCGATGCTCGCGGCGATCGCGATCGTCTTCATGCTGCTGGTCGCGACCTTCCGGTCGCTGATCCAGCCGCTGATCCTGCTCGTCTCGATCCCGTTCGCGGCGACGGGTGCGATCGGTCTGCTGGTCATCACCGGTACGCCGATGGGTGTGCCGTCGATGATCGGCATGCTGATGCTCATCGGCATCGTCGTGACCAACGCGATCGTGCTGATCGACCTGATCAACCAGTACCGCAAGCAGGGCTACGGGGTTGTCGAGGCCGTGGTGGAAGGCGGTAGGCACCGCCTGCGCCCGATCCTCATGACGGCCCTGGCGACGATCTTCGCCCTGCTCCCGATGGCCCTGGGCATCACCGGCGAGGGCGGCTTCATCGCCCAGCCGCTGGCGGTGGTGGTGATCGGCGGTCTGATCACCTCGACGCTGCTGACCCTGCTGCTCGTGCCGACGCTCTACGCGATGGTCGAACTCCGCAAGGAGCGCCGCGCGAAGAAGAAGGCCACGAAGCGGGAGGCTGCCGCCGAGCGGGAGGCAGTGGGGGTATAG
- the nadA gene encoding quinolinate synthase NadA — translation MTTAQTQELDVQPTPLALLLLGREADPRSERGVECPGDLPSPSDPDLVERARAAKEKLGSKVFVLGHHYQRDEVIQFADVTGDSFKLAKDAAARPEAEYIVFCGVHFMAESADILTSDDQKVVLPDLAAGCSMADMATAEQVAECWDVLTDAGIAEQVVPVSYMNSSADIKAFTGKHGGTICTSSNAERALEWAFEQGEKVLFLPDQHLGRNTAVRDMGMSLEDCVLYNPHKPNGGLTAEQLRDAKMILWRGHCSVHGRFSVDSVNDVRARIPGVNVLVHPECKHEVVEAADYVGSTEYIIKALEAAPAGSKWAIGTELNLVRRLANRFASEDKEVVFLDKTVCFCSTMNRIDLPHLVWTLESLAEGNLVNRIEVDRETEQFAKLALERMLALP, via the coding sequence GTGACCACCGCCCAGACCCAGGAGCTCGACGTACAGCCGACGCCCCTCGCCCTGCTGCTCCTCGGCCGTGAGGCCGACCCCAGGAGCGAGCGCGGCGTCGAATGTCCCGGTGACCTGCCCTCGCCGTCCGACCCGGACCTGGTCGAGCGCGCCCGCGCGGCCAAGGAGAAGCTCGGGAGCAAGGTCTTCGTCCTCGGCCACCACTATCAGCGCGACGAGGTCATCCAGTTCGCGGATGTCACGGGTGACTCCTTCAAGCTGGCCAAGGACGCCGCCGCGCGCCCCGAGGCCGAGTACATCGTGTTCTGCGGTGTGCACTTCATGGCCGAGTCGGCGGACATCCTGACCTCCGACGACCAGAAGGTCGTCCTGCCCGACCTGGCCGCCGGCTGCTCGATGGCCGACATGGCCACCGCCGAGCAGGTCGCCGAGTGCTGGGACGTGCTGACCGACGCCGGGATAGCCGAGCAGGTCGTGCCCGTCTCGTACATGAACTCCTCCGCGGACATCAAGGCGTTCACCGGCAAGCACGGCGGCACGATCTGCACCTCGTCGAACGCCGAGCGGGCCCTGGAGTGGGCCTTCGAACAGGGCGAGAAGGTGCTGTTCCTGCCCGACCAGCACCTGGGTCGCAACACCGCCGTCCGCGACATGGGCATGTCCCTGGAGGACTGCGTCCTCTACAACCCGCACAAGCCGAACGGCGGGCTCACGGCCGAGCAGCTCCGTGACGCCAAGATGATCCTGTGGCGGGGCCACTGCTCGGTGCACGGCCGTTTCTCCGTCGACTCGGTCAACGACGTGCGGGCCCGGATCCCCGGTGTGAACGTGCTGGTGCACCCCGAGTGCAAGCACGAGGTCGTGGAGGCCGCGGACTACGTCGGCTCCACGGAGTACATCATCAAGGCCCTGGAGGCGGCTCCGGCCGGTTCCAAGTGGGCGATCGGCACGGAGCTGAACCTCGTACGGCGGCTGGCGAACCGTTTCGCGAGCGAGGACAAGGAGGTCGTCTTCCTCGACAAGACGGTCTGCTTCTGCTCGACCATGAACCGCATCGACCTGCCCCACCTGGTCTGGACCCTGGAGTCCCTGGCCGAGGGCAATCTCGTCAACCGCATCGAGGTGGACCGGGAGACCGAGCAGTTCGCGAAGCTGGCGCTTGAGCGGATGCTGGCGCTGCCGTAG
- a CDS encoding HesB/IscA family protein, giving the protein MSVSDETTTVSDGILLSDAAAAKVKGLLEQEGRDDLALRVAVQPGGCSGLRYQLFFDERSLDGDVVKEFGSVKVVTDRMSAPYLGGASIDFVDTIEKQGFTIDNPNATGSCACGDSFS; this is encoded by the coding sequence ATGTCCGTATCGGACGAGACCACCACCGTGAGCGACGGCATCCTCCTGTCGGACGCCGCCGCGGCCAAGGTCAAGGGCCTGCTGGAGCAGGAAGGCCGCGACGACCTGGCGCTGCGTGTCGCCGTTCAGCCCGGCGGCTGCTCCGGCCTGCGGTACCAGCTCTTCTTCGACGAGCGCTCCCTCGACGGCGATGTCGTCAAGGAGTTCGGCAGCGTGAAGGTCGTCACCGACCGCATGAGCGCTCCGTACCTGGGCGGCGCCTCCATCGACTTCGTGGACACCATCGAGAAGCAGGGCTTCACGATCGACAACCCGAACGCGACGGGTTCCTGCGCCTGCGGCGACTCGTTCAGCTGA
- a CDS encoding carbohydrate kinase family protein produces MRIAVSGSIATDHLMTFPGRFADQLVADQLHTVSLSFLVDNLDVRRGGVGANIAFGMGQLGTSPILVGAAGSDFDEYRAWLDRHGVDTASVRISEVLHTARFVCTTDADHNQIGSFYTGAMSEARLIELKAVADRVGGLDLVLIGADDPEGMLRHTEECRTRSIPFAADFSQQIARMNGDEIRLLLDGATYLFSNEYEKGLIESKTGWSDAEILSRVGHRVTTLGARGVRIEGVGADTIEVGVPEETAKVDPTGVGDAFRAGFLSGLAWGVSHERAAQVGCMLATLVIETKGTQEYQLKRSHFLDRFTKAYGHDAAAEVQGHLA; encoded by the coding sequence GTGCGTATCGCAGTCTCGGGCTCCATCGCCACTGACCACCTCATGACCTTCCCCGGCCGCTTCGCCGACCAGCTGGTCGCGGATCAGCTGCACACGGTCTCCCTCTCCTTCCTGGTCGACAATCTCGACGTACGCCGGGGCGGCGTGGGTGCGAACATCGCCTTCGGCATGGGCCAGCTCGGCACCTCGCCGATCCTGGTCGGGGCGGCGGGCTCCGACTTCGACGAGTACCGCGCCTGGCTGGACCGGCACGGCGTCGACACCGCGTCCGTACGGATCTCCGAGGTGCTGCACACCGCGCGCTTCGTCTGCACCACGGACGCCGACCACAACCAGATCGGCTCCTTCTACACCGGCGCCATGAGCGAGGCCCGCCTCATCGAGCTCAAGGCGGTCGCCGACCGTGTGGGCGGACTCGACCTGGTCCTGATCGGCGCGGACGACCCCGAGGGCATGCTCCGGCACACCGAGGAGTGCCGGACCCGTTCGATCCCCTTCGCCGCCGACTTCTCCCAGCAGATCGCGCGCATGAACGGCGACGAGATCCGGCTGCTGCTCGACGGTGCGACGTACCTCTTCTCGAACGAGTACGAGAAGGGGCTCATCGAGTCCAAGACCGGCTGGAGCGACGCGGAGATCCTTTCGAGGGTCGGCCACCGGGTGACCACCCTCGGCGCGCGCGGTGTGCGGATCGAGGGGGTCGGGGCGGACACGATCGAGGTCGGTGTGCCCGAGGAGACGGCGAAGGTCGACCCGACCGGGGTCGGGGACGCCTTCCGGGCCGGGTTCCTGTCGGGGCTGGCCTGGGGCGTCTCGCACGAGCGGGCCGCGCAGGTGGGCTGCATGCTCGCGACGCTCGTCATCGAGACCAAGGGGACGCAGGAGTACCAGTTGAAGCGGTCGCACTTCCTGGACCGGTTCACGAAGGCGTACGGGCATGACGCGGCGGCGGAGGTTCAAGGGCACCTGGCTTAG
- a CDS encoding cysteine desulfurase/sulfurtransferase TusA family protein → MSYFDAASSAPLHPVARQALQASLDEGWADPARLYREGRRARLLLDAAREAAAEAIGCRPDELVFTTSGTRAVHTAIAGTLAGRHRVGRHLIVSAVEHSSVLHSAEMHRNQGGTVSEVPVLRTGMVSPDAYAEALRPDTALACLQSANHEVGTEQPVAAVAEACRAAGVPLLVDAAQSLAWGQVEGGWSLLTGSAHKWGGPSGVGLLVVRKGVRYAPQGPADERESGRAPGFENIPGIVAAAASLRAVRAEAATESARLRELTDRIRARVPELVPDVEVVGDPVRRLPHLLTFSCLYVDGETLLHELDREGFSVSSGSSCTSSTLTPSHVLKAMGVLSEGNVRVSLPLGTPAQDVDRFLDVLPRTVAAVREKLGAPASAPVVTVQDDSLVVNALGKRCPIPVIELAKVITDVPVGGTVRVLSDDEAARLDIPAWCEMRNQEYVGEEPTEGGTAYMVRRKAP, encoded by the coding sequence GTGTCCTACTTCGACGCCGCATCCTCCGCCCCCCTCCACCCCGTGGCCCGCCAGGCCCTGCAGGCCTCCCTGGACGAGGGCTGGGCCGACCCCGCCCGTCTCTACCGGGAGGGACGGCGAGCACGGCTCCTCCTGGACGCCGCCCGCGAGGCCGCCGCGGAGGCGATCGGCTGCCGCCCGGACGAGCTGGTGTTCACCACCTCCGGCACACGGGCGGTCCACACCGCGATCGCCGGCACGCTCGCGGGACGCCACCGCGTCGGACGCCACCTGATCGTGTCCGCGGTCGAACATTCTTCGGTGCTCCATTCGGCCGAGATGCACCGGAACCAGGGCGGCACAGTGTCCGAAGTGCCCGTTCTGCGCACGGGCATGGTCTCCCCCGACGCGTACGCCGAGGCCCTGCGCCCCGACACCGCGCTCGCCTGTCTCCAGTCCGCCAACCACGAGGTGGGTACGGAGCAGCCGGTGGCCGCCGTCGCCGAGGCGTGCCGCGCGGCGGGCGTCCCCCTTCTGGTGGACGCGGCGCAGTCGCTGGCCTGGGGGCAGGTCGAGGGCGGCTGGTCGTTGCTGACGGGCAGCGCCCACAAGTGGGGCGGCCCCTCGGGCGTCGGGCTGCTGGTCGTGCGCAAGGGGGTGCGTTACGCCCCTCAAGGCCCGGCCGACGAACGGGAGTCGGGGCGCGCCCCCGGCTTCGAGAACATTCCCGGAATCGTCGCCGCCGCGGCCTCACTGCGGGCCGTACGCGCGGAGGCGGCCACCGAGTCGGCCCGGCTGCGGGAGCTGACGGACCGGATCCGTGCGCGGGTGCCGGAACTGGTCCCGGATGTGGAGGTGGTGGGCGACCCGGTGCGCCGGCTCCCCCATCTCCTCACCTTCTCCTGTCTCTATGTCGACGGAGAGACTCTGCTGCACGAGCTGGACCGCGAGGGTTTCTCGGTCTCGTCCGGGTCGTCCTGCACGAGCAGCACGCTCACGCCGAGCCATGTCCTCAAAGCGATGGGCGTACTGAGCGAGGGCAACGTCCGGGTGTCCCTCCCCCTCGGCACCCCGGCACAGGACGTGGACCGCTTCCTGGACGTCCTGCCCCGCACGGTCGCGGCGGTCCGCGAGAAGCTGGGCGCCCCGGCGAGCGCCCCCGTCGTGACCGTCCAGGACGACTCCCTCGTCGTGAACGCCCTCGGCAAGCGCTGCCCGATCCCGGTGATCGAACTCGCCAAGGTGATCACCGACGTCCCCGTCGGCGGCACGGTCCGCGTCCTCTCCGACGACGAGGCGGCCCGCCTGGACATCCCGGCCTGGTGCGAAATGCGAAACCAGGAGTACGTAGGAGAAGAACCGACAGAGGGCGGAACGGCATACATGGTCCGCCGGAAAGCGCCGTAG
- the ctaC gene encoding aa3-type cytochrome oxidase subunit II, with the protein MSPYGSDRSPRRPMRRKLLQALTAGLVLATATGCTYKDFPRLGMPTPTTEEAPRILSLWQGSWAAALVTGVLVWGLILWSAFFHRRSRTKVEVPPQTRYNMPIEALYTVVPLIIVSVLFYFTARDETKLLSLDKKPDVTVNVVGFQWSWGFNYIENVDGSTGDAKTDKNLDAIPNRFKEQFPENAGGVYDVGTPGTENPQTGNPGPTLWLPKGKTVRFVLTSRDVIHSFWVVPFLMKQDVIPGHTNSFQVTPNKEGTFLGKCAELCGVDHSRMLFNVKVVSPERYEAHLKELAEKGQTGYVPAGIEQTDHEKNRETNNL; encoded by the coding sequence GTGAGTCCCTACGGCTCCGACCGCTCGCCGCGGCGCCCGATGCGGCGGAAGCTGCTGCAGGCACTGACTGCGGGCCTGGTCCTGGCGACCGCCACCGGTTGCACATACAAGGACTTCCCCCGCCTTGGTATGCCCACCCCGACCACGGAAGAGGCTCCGCGGATCCTCTCCCTGTGGCAGGGCTCGTGGGCTGCAGCGCTCGTCACGGGCGTGTTGGTCTGGGGCCTGATCCTGTGGAGTGCGTTCTTCCACCGGCGCAGCCGCACCAAGGTCGAAGTTCCTCCGCAGACCCGGTACAACATGCCCATCGAGGCGCTGTACACGGTGGTCCCGCTCATCATCGTCTCGGTGCTCTTCTATTTCACGGCCCGCGACGAGACGAAGCTCCTCAGCCTCGACAAGAAGCCCGACGTGACGGTCAACGTCGTCGGCTTCCAGTGGAGCTGGGGCTTCAACTACATCGAGAACGTCGACGGCTCGACCGGGGACGCGAAGACCGACAAGAACCTCGACGCGATTCCGAACAGGTTCAAGGAGCAGTTCCCGGAGAACGCCGGGGGCGTCTACGACGTCGGTACGCCCGGCACGGAGAACCCGCAGACGGGCAACCCCGGTCCGACCCTCTGGCTTCCGAAGGGCAAGACGGTCCGCTTCGTCCTCACTTCGCGTGACGTCATCCACTCCTTCTGGGTGGTGCCGTTCCTCATGAAGCAGGACGTCATCCCGGGCCACACCAACTCCTTCCAGGTGACCCCCAACAAGGAGGGCACCTTCCTGGGCAAGTGCGCCGAGCTCTGCGGCGTCGACCACTCCCGGATGCTCTTCAACGTGAAGGTCGTCTCTCCCGAGCGCTACGAGGCCCACCTCAAGGAGCTCGCCGAGAAGGGTCAGACCGGTTACGTCCCGGCCGGTATCGAGCAGACGGACCACGAGAAGAACCGGGAGACGAACAACCTGTGA
- the ctaD gene encoding aa3-type cytochrome oxidase subunit I, which produces MSILNEPQGAAAAEDSYENELPVRRKQPGNVVVKWLTTTDHKTIGTLYLVTSFAFFCIGGVMALFMRAELARPGTQIMSNEQFNQAFTMHGTIMLLMFATPLFAGFTNWIMPLQIGAPDVAFPRLNMFAYWLYLFGSLIAVGGFLTPQGAADFGWFAYSPLSDAVRSPGIGADMWIMGLAFSGFGTILGAVNFITTIICMRAPGMTMFRMPIFVWNVLLTAVLVLLAFPVLAAALFALEADRKFGAHIFDAANGGALLWQHLFWFFGHPEVYIIALPFFGIISEVIPVFSRKPMFGYMGLIGATIAIAGLSVTVWAHHMYVTGGVLLPFFSFMTFLIAVPTGVKFFNWIGTMWKGSLSFETPMLWATGFLITFTFGGLTGVILASPPMDFHVSDSYFVVAHFHYVVFGTVVFAMFSGFHFWWPKFTGKMLDERLGKITFWTLFIGFHGTFLVQHWLGAEGMPRRYADYLAADGFTALNTISTISSFVLGLSILPFFYNVWKTAKYGKKVEVDDPWGYGRSLEWATSCPPPRHNFLTLPRIRSESPAFDLHHPEIAALDQLENAGHGEKALAGGKEAGK; this is translated from the coding sequence GTGAGCATCCTCAACGAACCTCAGGGTGCCGCCGCGGCCGAAGACTCGTACGAGAACGAGCTACCGGTACGGCGCAAGCAGCCCGGCAATGTCGTGGTCAAGTGGCTCACCACCACCGACCACAAGACGATCGGTACGTTGTACCTGGTCACGTCGTTCGCGTTCTTCTGCATCGGCGGCGTGATGGCGCTGTTCATGCGCGCCGAACTGGCCCGTCCCGGCACGCAGATCATGTCGAACGAGCAGTTCAACCAGGCGTTCACGATGCACGGCACGATCATGCTGCTGATGTTCGCGACACCGCTGTTCGCCGGCTTCACCAACTGGATCATGCCGCTGCAGATCGGCGCACCCGACGTCGCCTTCCCGCGGCTGAACATGTTCGCCTACTGGCTGTACCTGTTCGGCTCGCTGATCGCGGTCGGCGGTTTCCTCACCCCGCAGGGCGCGGCCGACTTCGGCTGGTTCGCCTACAGCCCGCTCTCGGACGCGGTCCGCTCGCCGGGCATCGGCGCCGACATGTGGATCATGGGCCTGGCGTTCTCCGGCTTCGGCACCATCCTGGGCGCGGTCAACTTCATCACCACCATCATCTGCATGCGCGCCCCGGGCATGACCATGTTCCGCATGCCGATCTTCGTGTGGAACGTGCTGCTCACCGCGGTCCTCGTGCTGCTCGCCTTCCCCGTCCTCGCGGCCGCGCTGTTCGCGCTGGAGGCGGATCGGAAATTCGGCGCACACATCTTCGATGCCGCCAACGGCGGGGCGCTGCTATGGCAGCACCTGTTCTGGTTCTTCGGGCATCCAGAGGTGTACATCATCGCGCTGCCGTTCTTCGGCATCATCAGCGAGGTCATCCCGGTCTTCTCCCGCAAGCCGATGTTCGGCTACATGGGCCTGATCGGCGCGACCATCGCGATCGCCGGCCTGTCGGTGACGGTGTGGGCGCACCACATGTACGTCACCGGCGGCGTACTGCTGCCGTTCTTCTCCTTCATGACGTTCCTCATCGCCGTGCCGACGGGTGTGAAGTTCTTCAACTGGATCGGCACCATGTGGAAGGGGTCGTTGAGTTTCGAGACCCCGATGCTGTGGGCGACGGGCTTCCTGATCACCTTCACCTTCGGTGGTCTGACCGGTGTCATCCTGGCCTCGCCGCCGATGGACTTCCACGTCTCGGACTCCTACTTCGTGGTGGCGCACTTCCACTACGTGGTGTTCGGCACGGTGGTGTTCGCGATGTTCTCCGGCTTCCACTTCTGGTGGCCGAAGTTCACCGGCAAGATGCTCGACGAACGCCTCGGCAAGATCACCTTCTGGACGCTGTTCATCGGCTTCCACGGCACCTTCCTCGTCCAGCACTGGCTGGGTGCCGAGGGCATGCCCCGTCGTTACGCGGACTATCTCGCGGCCGACGGCTTCACCGCCCTGAACACGATCTCGACGATCAGCTCGTTCGTGCTCGGTCTGTCGATCCTGCCGTTCTTCTACAACGTGTGGAAGACCGCCAAGTACGGCAAGAAGGTCGAGGTCGACGACCCGTGGGGTTACGGCCGTTCGCTGGAGTGGGCCACGTCCTGCCCGCCGCCGCGGCACAACTTCCTCACGCTGCCGCGGATCCGTTCCGAATCCCCGGCCTTCGACCTGCACCACCCGGAGATCGCCGCTCTCGACCAGCTCGAGAACGCCGGTCACGGTGAGAAGGCCCTCGCTGGTGGCAAGGAGGCCGGCAAGTGA
- a CDS encoding cytochrome c oxidase subunit 4 translates to MKVQGKMFLWLAVFVLAMAIVYGVWSKEPAGTTALFLGFGLCVMIGYYLAFTARRVDVGAQDNKEADVADDAGEVGFFSPHSWQPLSLGIGGALAFMGVIFGWWLLYFSAPIIMIGLWGWVFEYYRGESQNQ, encoded by the coding sequence GTGAAGGTCCAAGGCAAGATGTTCCTCTGGCTGGCCGTCTTCGTGCTGGCCATGGCGATCGTCTACGGCGTGTGGTCCAAGGAGCCCGCCGGCACCACGGCGCTCTTCCTGGGCTTCGGCCTGTGCGTCATGATCGGCTACTACCTGGCCTTCACGGCCCGGCGTGTCGACGTGGGCGCCCAGGACAACAAGGAGGCCGACGTCGCCGACGACGCCGGTGAGGTCGGTTTCTTCAGCCCGCACAGCTGGCAGCCGCTCTCCCTCGGCATCGGTGGCGCGCTCGCCTTCATGGGCGTGATCTTCGGCTGGTGGCTGCTCTACTTCTCGGCCCCGATCATCATGATCGGCCTGTGGGGCTGGGTCTTCGAGTACTACCGCGGAGAAAGCCAGAACCAGTAG